GCACTGGCTCCGCGAGGACGTCGACGGCGTCATCTACGTCCTCGACTCGACCCAGGACCCGTTCACCCAGGTGAACACGATGCTCATCGGCATCATCGAGAGTCAGAACCTGCCCGTGTTGATCTTCGCGAACAAGATCGACCTCGACGATTCGAACGTTCAGCGCATCGCGAACGCCTACCCACAGCACGAGACGGTGCCGCTATCGGCACTCGAGGGGGACAACATGGACGAAGTGTACGAGAAGATCGCGGAGTACTTCGGGTGAGCCACGATGGTTGAAGCAACCCCCGAACCGGACTCGCCTGACGGCGTCCAGATCGACCTCATCAGCGGTGCCCGCATGGAGAAACTCCGCTCGATGGAGAAGATCCGGCTCATCCTCGACGGCGTCCGCGAGGGCAACATCGTCATCCTCGAAGAGGGGCTCTCGCCCGACGAGGAGTCGAAGCTCATCGAGGTGACGATGACCGAGATCAGCCCCGACGAGTTCAACGGCATCGAAATCGAGACCTACCCCACCACCGGTAGTGGCGGCGGCGGCCTCTTCGGGAAGCTCATCGGCCGAGACTCGCCGAAGAAGCTCACCGTCATCGGGCCGGCCAACCAGATCAAGACGCTCCACAAGGACGAGGACTTCATCAGCGCGCTCGTCTCACGGAAGTAGCCCGATGCCCCACCAGTGTACCACCTGCGGGCGGACGTTCGCCGACGGCTCGAAGGAGATGCTCTCTGGCTGCCCCGACTGTGGTGGTAACAAGTTCCAGTTCAAGCCCTCGTCGTCCCGAGCCTCACGGGCGTCCGAGCAGACGGCGGACGACCCCGCCGCGTCCGACGCCGGCTCTCGGTCGACGAACCGCGCCGACCGCCCGACGACGGGCGCTGGTGACGGACCGACCGACACGTCACCCCCATCCGACTCGTCGCCACCCGACCCGTCGTCATCGTCGTCGGCGGAGACCGAACCGAGCCGAGCCGCGTCGCCGCAGTCGTCACAGTCGACGGCATCTCCGACGCCCGCGACGTCGCAGTCACCAACCGACGACGACCCCGACGGCGACTCCGACGACGACACCGACACGGAGGTCGACCACCGAACTGACGAGGTCAGACCTCCGGCAGAGGACCACGCGCAGGCGAGCGCGCGAACGGACATGGTCAGTCCAGACGAACTCGCCGACGCCGCCTCGGAGTCTCGGCCGGCCCCCGAGAAGGTCGACGGGCGCGTCATCGAACCAGAGAGCGAGGACCGGCCCGGGCTCGACGAGCTCCGCGAGGAACTCAACAGCCAGTTCGAGAGCATCAAGATCGTCAGCCCCGGGAAGTACGAACTCAACCTCATGGAACTGTACGACAGACAGGAGTACATCATCTCCCTCCAGGAGGACGGCCGATACGTCATCGAGGTACCGGGCTCTTGGGGCGACCGCGACGAGGACTGACGCCCTCTCGAACGCTGTCGACGTCGGGTGAACGGAGCACAACCCCTTTGCTTCGACTGGAACCTCGCGGACGCCGACGCTGTCGTCGTCCCGACGCCGTTCTCTCGCTCGACCGCGCTCTCGAACCACGAAACGCTCCTCGTCGTGCGTCCGCGCTCCACCGGAAACGGGGGCCTCCCGGGTCGTGATCGCGTGGCGTGGCAGCCTGTCGATTGCGAGCGGGCAGGGTGCAGTCGTAGCCGGAATTGAAGCTTTTATGCGAACAGACCCAGACCGTGAGGATATGAGCCAAGCGACGAAGATCGTACTCGGAACAGTCGGCCTCGCGGTCGTGTTGGTGCTGCTTCTCATCGGCGTCGCCGCCTTCGGGTAGCGATGTCCGCGTTCGAGCGCCGACCGCTTACGGGCGAGGTCGAAGCCGCTCACGACGCGTACGCGTCCGACGCCATCGTGCTGGACGTCAGTCGCGACTTCGAGACGCTTCCCCCCGCCGTCGCCGAGGATCTTGGCCTCCTCGCGGACTCGCTCGCCCCGGCGAGCTATCCGCTCGAGTGGCTCCCCGACGACGTTCCCGAGACGCTCGCACACTACGCTAGTTCGGACTTCACCATCGGCTTGCCGAACGACGGAACCGTCGTGTGGACCCGCCAGACCGTCCCCCCGATGGTTCTGGTGAAGTTCCGCGCCCGCGGGACGCCCGAGGCGTTCCTCCAGTTCCTCCTCGCCGAGGCGTTCGTCGAACTCTCCCTCGACGTCCCGGAGAGCTTCCTCCCCTTCTTCGGGGAGCGGTATGCCGCTCTCGACGCGGCCGTCGACTCCGCTTCGGCCGACGTCTTCCAGGTGGCTGCGGCGCTGTACGACGCGTGGGTCGGCCTGCAGACGCGCGAGGTCTTCCGCGAGTGGGACGACGACTATCCCGAACTGTACGACGCGTGGCGTGACGCCGGCGACCGACTGGAGGGACGACTCACCGACCTGCCGGCGGAGGTCGCCCACGGAAAGACCTCCTTCGCGGCCGCGACGGAGTACGCCTGCTCGGCGGTGAAACACGGCCTCGACCTCCCGGCCCCCTTCGCCGCGCTCGACACCCAGGCGTACCTCGACCACGGCCCGGCGTACGCGGTCCGGTGGGCGGAGAAGACGTTCGAGCAGCTGCGCGAAGACGACCGCTGACGGCTGTCTCCCTCTCCTGTCCCGGTTCGGTTCGTCGACGTGTCGACGTGCCGTCGACGCTTCTCCCGCTGTCCGTGCGGTCGAGGCGCTTACGTTACGACTCGTAGCCGACGTTCCCGTCGACGTCGAGGTCGATGACGCCGTCGAACAGCCCGCGGAACCGGTCGAGTGTCTCGTCGTCGTGGACCTCCTTCGAGAGGTGGAACAGCCCGACGGCGTCGTGTGCTTCGAGGAGTTCGAGCAGTTCCTCCGTCGCCGCGTACGCCTGGTCGACGTCGGCGTAGTACGCCATCTCGGTGACGGAGTCGACACTCACGCGGAGTTTGCCATCGTGGGTCTCGAGGAAGGTGCGGACCTGTTCGACGATGCCCGCCAGGTCGTCCGGCGAGCGGACGTAGTGGATGTGTTCGGTCCGGCGCCGCGAGTAGCCGCGTTCGACGGAGATGGAGTCGAGGATGACCGCACGGGATTCGTCGACGTCGTAGTACTCGAGCTTCTGCTCGACCTCTCGCGCCGTGGTTCGCGTGGAGACGACGAGGAAGTGGTCGGTGTCGGTCTTCAGAAAGTCGGTGTCGATGCGGTCCGTCTCGCCGATGCTCGGATGGAGGAGAAGGAGCCCTGTTCCGCCCGGGATGCTCTCGGGCGTGTTCTCGATGGCGAGGGTGTAATCCATACGCGATTCACCGACCGAACGGACTTAAGACTGCGGGATAGCGAGGGGGTGTCAGAACAGGCTGTCGGCTGTCGCCGCCCCGATGACGCTGAAGACCGCCCCGACACTCGTCGCCTTCACCGTGACGTCGAGGACCGCTCCGCTCAGTGTCATCCCCAGAATCTCGACGGCGTTCGGGTCGGCCTGGGCGATGTCGGCGAGGAACGTTCCCGGCGCGTCGAACGCCAGCGCGAGGATGAACACCGAGAGGTACGAGACGAGGATGAGCGAGACGAAGCGGGCGGGAACCCCGGCGATGTCGACTTCGCGGTCGGGGTCGCGGTTGTCGGCCTTGTAGAGGGTCCCGTAGCCGATTCCGAGGACGATGACGAACGTCAACAGCCCCTGGACGGCGGACATGCTCCGCGCCAGTACCCACACCTCTTCGGTGACGACGAACGGCCCCGCGAGGAGGAACCCGCCGACGACCTGCTGAGCCGTGTCCGCGAGCGCGAACCGCCGGTTCTTCCCGACCATACCTCTCTCTCTGAGCGCCCACGGCTAAAGCCGATACGGAACGGGCACCTGTCGGCCAGTCCGAACCCGTTTTCACCACCGCGCGTCTCCTCTCGGTATGAGCGTTCGCGACGAATTCGACGCCTGGGCCGCCGACGGCCGCGACCGCGGAATGGAAGAGCGCCACTGGCACACCGCGAAACACGTCCTCTCGCGCATGCCGGTCGAGTCGGGCGACGCCGTCTTCGACCTCGGTTCCGGAAGCGGGTACGCCGCCCGCGCCCTCTGCGAGGCCGCCGATGCGGGGCGTGCAGTCGGCCTCGACGGCGCACCCGGGATGGTCGAGAACGCCCGAGCGTACACCGACGACGAAGGGGTCGAGTTCCTCGTCGGCGACTTCGACGCCCTTCCGTTCGTCGACGACAGCTTCGACCACTGCTTCTCGATGGAGGCGTTCTACTACGCGCCCGACCCGCTCCACACGCTGGAGGAGGTCGCTCGCGTCCTCCGCCCCGGTGGGACGTTCTACTGCGCCGTCAACTACTACGAGGAGAACGTCCACTCACACGAGTGGCAGGACAACATCTCCATCCCGATGACGCGCTGGTCCGGTCCGGAGTACCGCGAACAGTTCCGGGAGGCCGGCCTCTACGTCGCCGGACAGGACAACGTCCCCGACCGGGAGACGGAGATCCCTCCGGCCAGCGAGTTCCCGACCGAGGGGTTCGAGACGCGTGAGGCGATGGTCGAACGCTACCGGGACCTCGGGACGCTGCTCACCGTGGGCGTCGCCCCCTGACGCACTGTTCTACCCGCGGTCGACGCTCACGAGGTGGGCGTCCTCCGCCTCGAACGCCAGCGTCACCGCGCCCGCCAGCGCGTCCGTCGTCCGCGCCGTCAGTTCCCTCCCGTTCCAATCGAGCCACACCCGCGTCGTCTCGCCGAGGAACTCCGACCGGGTGACCCGCGCTCGTACGCGGTTTCCGTTCGAACCTGCCCCCTCGTCGACGACTTGGAGTCGCTCCGGCCGCACGCCGAACGTGACGTCCGCCCCGACGTTCGGCTCCCGTCCGGACGCCCGGGCCGTCACGCTGAACACCGCCTCGTCGACCGCGACGTCGAGCACCCCGTCGTCACGACCGACGACCTGCCCCTCGAGGAGGTTGTTGTCCCCGACGAACGACGCGACGAACGACGTCTCCGGCCAGTCGTAGATGTCGCGGGGTGTTCCGACCTGTTCGACCCTCCCGTCGTGCATCACGGCCACGCGGTCGGAGACGGCGAGCGCCTCCTCCTGGTCGTGGGTGACGTACAGAGTCGTCACGCCAAGTTCGCGCTGGATCTCCTTCACCTGTCCGCGGAGGCGCTCGCGAAGCCCCGCGTCGAGTGCACTCATCGGTTCGTCGAGGAGTAACACCCGCGGCCCGGGGGCGAGCGCTCGGGCGAGGGCGACGCGCTGCTGTTGGCCGCCCGAGAGCTCCGTCGGCTCTCGGTCCTCGAAGCCCGCGAGGTCGACGAGTGAGAGCAACTCGCTGACGCGCTCCCCGGTCGAAACACCGCCCGGCGGGTCGGAGAACCTGAGCCCGTACGAGACGTTCTCGGCGACGCTCATGTGGGGGAAGAGCGCGTAGTTCTGGAAGACGACGCCGATACCCCGCGCTTCGGGTGGAACTCCCCTCACGTCGCGGCCGTCGAAGGTGATTCGTCCCGCGGTGGGTGACTCGAACCCCGCGACGAGGCGGAGCGTCGTGGTCTTCCCACACCCAGAGGGGCCGACGAGCGTGAAGAACTCGCCGTCGTCGATGGTGAGTGAGACGTCGTTCAACGCCGTCGCGTCGCCGTACCGCTTGGTGACGCCTGAGAGGTCGAGCGTGGTCATGTCGAGCGTGTCCTCGGGTGCCGCCCGGCGGCGGTCGGCGGAGTCACTCGAACAGTCGCCCCGCCCGGTGGTAAACTGTTCTGCTCGTGACTCTCACGGCTGTCACGCCGCCGTGAGTCGTCCCGCTTTCGGCCGCCAGCCCGCCCCTGACCCCTTCGTTTCGACTGGAACGTGTCACTCACAAAATCACGAACGCGGGGTGGATTCGCGCGTCCTCGGTCACCGACACATCCTCGCGTCACAACTCCCACCTCGGCGATGGGACCCGTGCGTCCTCGGTCACCGATATATCCTCGCGTCACAACTCCCACCTCAGCGATGGGACCCGTGCGTCCTCGGTCACCAACACATCCTCGCGTCACAACTCCCATCGCCCTCCAAACCTGTCGATGACCACGAAACTCGCCGCGGTGACGACGAGGAGTATCGACCCCATCGCCGTCGCCGGTCCCAGTCGTCGCCCCAGGTAGCGCTCGACGGCGACGGGCATCGTGTAGCTGCCCGACCCCGACGCGAGGATGACCGTCGAGTCGAACTCGCCGACGCTGATGGCGAACGCGAACGCCGCGCCGGCGACGACACCGGCCCACACGAGCGGCAGTTCGACGTCCCAGAGCGCTCGCGCGCGGGACGCACCGAGACTCCGCGCCGACTCGACGAGCCGCGGGTTGAGCCGAGCGAGAAGCGGCGAGACGTTCCGAGTGACGAACGGGTAGGCGGCGACGGCGTGTGCCGCGACGATGGCGACGGTCCCCGTGACGACGACTTCCCGCCCGAACACGTCGACGCCGAACACCAACCCTCTGAGCAGCCCCAGTCCGACGACGATGCCCGACACGGCGAGCGGCCCCATCGCCAGCGTGTCGACGAGTCGCCCCTTCCAGCCCGCACGGGCGGAGAGCACGCTCACGACGACGCCCATCGGGAGCGCCACAGCGACCGTGGCGACGCCGAAGAGGAGCGAGTTGCGGATGGCCGGTAACGGCTTCACCTGGAACGCCGCACCGGTGGCCTGCCGTTCGAGGAGGAACCGGTAGTGTGTGAGGGTGAACCCCTCCGCGTTCGACACGCTCGCGAGGAGCATGCTCGCGATGGGGCCGACGAACACCACCACGACGACGAGGCCGTACACGAGGACTGAGAGCCGACTCGCGAGCGTCTTCACGCTCGCCGTCTCCGGGACGAGCGACTGCCGAGCAAGGGGGTTGGCCCCCTCGCCCTGACCCGAGGTCTGGCTCTCGTATCTGAGGTACGCGTACGTCAGACCCAGCGAGATGCCCGTCTCGACCGTCGCCAGCGCCGCCGCCTCCGCGTACTCGAGGTCGGAGACCAGCTTGAATATCCACACCTCGACGGTCGCCAGCTGGAAGCCGCCGAGCGCGAGGACGATGGGGAACGAGGCGAAGGTGAAGACGAACGTCAGCGTCGCGCCGACGGCTACCGCCGGAAGCAACTGCGGGACGACGACGTCACGGAACGCCCGCGTAGGCGACGCGCCGAGGCTTCGTGCCGTCTCGACGGTGCGGGCGTCGACGCTCTCCCACGCAGCGGTCACCACGCGCGTCACGAGCGGCGCGTTGTAGAACGCGTGGGCGACGACGACTGCCTCGAGCGTGAACAGCAGTTCGACCGGGCCGAGCCCCACCGCACCGAGCACGCCGTTGAGCGTCCCCCGCCGTCCGAACATCGCGACGAAGCCGATCGCGACCATGATGGAGGGGAGCACGAACGGCAGGATGGTCACCGAGCGGAGCGTCCGGCGTCCGGGGAACTCGAACCGAGCGAGAACCCACGCGCCGGGAAGCCCGAGGGCGACGCTGGCGACGGTCGAGAGGAACGCCTGGTAGGCCGTGAAGCCGATGATGTCCACGAGGTAGAAGTCGGACGTCAGAATCTCGCTCACGGGGCCGACCGTGAGCCTTCCGTCGACGACGACGCTCTCGACGAACACCGTCGCGACGGGGTAGTAGAAGACGACGAGCAGGACGACGCCCGTCACGACCGCTGCCGCGGGGAGGACGAGCCGCCCTATGTCGAGTCGACGGGCCACGCGTTCGACAGTCCGGCCGCCGTCCTCACTTGCTGGCGAACGCCCGGGCCCACGCGTCGGTCCACTCACTGAGCGAACCCTTCAGTTCGTCGTACGTGAAGGTGACGGCCTCGGGTGGCTCGTGGGCGTACTGTGCGAACTCCTCCGGCAGCTCCGCCGTCGTCGTCGCCGGGAACTGGACGTTCCGCACCGCGATTTCGGCCTGGACCTCGGGCGTGAGCACGAAGTCCATGAACTCGTCGACCAGCCCCTCCTTCTCGCTCGCGGCGAAGCGGGCCATGCCCTCGGGGTTCGCGTAGCCCTGGTCGTTCAGGAACCGGATCTGGTGTTCGGACATCGGCTCCCCGGACTGGTTGGCGAACACCTGGTCCGTCGAGTACGACACCACCATCGGCGCTTCCCCGTTCGAGTACGCGTTGTACGAGTCCTCCCAGCTACCCAGGACGCGCACGTCGTTCTCGCGGAGTCGCTGCCAGTAGTCGAGGTAGCCGTCTTCGCCCTTCGCCGCGATAGTGTGTAACAGGAACGCCTTGCCCGTCGCGCTCGACGTGGGGTTCTGGACGAGGAGCTCTCCCGCGTGCTCTGGCTCGAGGAGGCCGTCGAACGTCTCCGGCGCGGTCGTCTCGTTCTCGTTCCACACGAGGCTGATGTAGCCCGTGTCGTACGGGACGGCTCGCCCCTGGGGGTCGAACTCCAGCGACGACTTCACGTCGTCCCGACGCGACAGCGCCCCGTCCGCGACGGGCGCGAAGAGCGGCTCGGAGAGCCGTTCGTCGATGCGGATGAGCATGTTCGTGTCGAGTCCGACGTAGACGTCGGCGTCGATACCCGCGCCGCCGAGTTGGCGTTCGATGAAGTAGTTCAGCTCGTTCTCGGGCGTCTCCCACGTGAGCGTGGCGTCGAACTCCGACTCGTACTGCTCTTTCAGCCACGGTCCGGGCGAGGAACTCGGCGCGTCGACGAACGCGCTGTACGTCGCGACGACCAACTCCGACGGGATCGTCGACCCGACTGCGGTTCCCGTCGTGGTTCCGTCCGCCGCCGTGCCCGTCGACTCCGCGGTCGACCCGCCGCTCGCGTCGGTCCCACCGCCGAGACAGCCAGCGACGAGCGCCGCCGCCCCGCCGGCCCCTGCGGTTCGTATGAACTCACGTCGTCTCATTACTAGGTAATCACACTGAGTAGTACTTAACGACGGCGACACCGGACGGACGGTCAGGACGGGTCGGGTGACACGGATTTAACTCGGTCACGCGTGCAGGAGGGATGTGGCCCTTTCACGACGGTACGTGCTCGGCGGCCTCCTCGTCCTGTTGACGGTCGTCGCCGCCGCGCTCCTCTCGGACGTCATCGGGACGGTGTTCTTCGCCGTCACCATCGCCTACCTGCTGGTCCCGCTGCGTGAGGAACTGGTCGACCGCGGGTTCGACGACCGCGTGGCGACCGTCGTGGTCACCTTCGCCGCGCTCGTCGGCGTGGTCGCCGTCGTCGCGCCGCTCGTCTTTCTCACCGCGAGCCGCCTCACCGAGACGCTCGCGCTGCTGTCGACGCTCCCTTCGACGTACGAGGTCGAGTTCCTCGGGCAGGCGTTCACCATCCAGGTCGCCGACCTCCGCGCGTCGATGGTCGCGGTCGTCCGCAACGTCGGCCGTCAACTCCTCGTCTCGCTCCCCGTGCTCCTCGTGAAGTTCACGCTGTTCGTCTTCCTCGTCTACTCGCTCCTCCAGCAGAGCGAATCGCTCGCCCAGTCGCTTCTGGCCGTCGTCCCGCCGAACTACCGGCGGGTCGCGAAGGCGCTCAACCGTCGCGCGCGCAACACCCTGTTCGGCATCTACGTCCTCCAGGCCGCGACGGCGCTCGGGACGTTCTTCATCGCGATTCCGGTGTTCTTCTTCCTGGGCTACGACTCGGTCCTCACGCTCTCGACCGTCGCGGCCATCCTCCAGTTCATCCCCATCGTCGGGCCGAGCGTCCTCCTCTTGGTCGTGGCGGTCTTCCACGTCGCGGCCGGACAGCTCACGGCGGCGGTCCTCGTCCTCGCCGTCGGCGGGTTCTTCATCGCCTGGCTCCCCGACATCCTCATCCGCCCCCGTCTGTCGCAACGCGCGGCGAACCTCTCGGGTGGCGTCTACTTCATCGGGTTCGTCGGCGGTCTCCTCTCGATGGGCGCGATCGGTATCATCGCTGGCCCGCTCGTCGTCGCGCTCGTCGTCGAGGCAGCGAGCATCCTCTCGGAGGAACTCAACGACATCCCTGTCGACGAGGCGTAACCCGTCGTTCTCACCGAGGCGTGGACTGCTCCGGGTCAGCACCGATTCGACTACCCGGACAGGACCGCTCAGGCCGACTCGAGCGGCGCTCCGCGCGCCTCCCACTCCGCCAGCGACCCCTCGTAGAACATGAGGTCCTCGTAGCCGAGGTGTCGGAGCGCGACGTAGGTGTGGCTGATGCGTCGGGCGGTGTTGCAGTACAGGAGGACGCGGGCGCCGGGCGTCACGCCGTGGTCGGCGAGAATCGACTCCAGCTCCGCGTCGGGCTTCAGTCCGCGCGAGTCGTCGTCGACGAGTTCGCGCCAGTCGAGTTGGATCGCTCCGGGGAGGTGACCCGCCGCCCACTCGTCGGGTTCGCGGGTGTCGATGACGGCGACGTCGTCCGCTGTGAGCGCCGCCTCGACGGTCTCGAAGTCGACGAACGGCGACGTCTCCGACTCCCGCGCGACATACTCGGTCGGCTCGACTTCGGGTGTGCCGCGTTCGACCTCGTGGTCGCGGCTCCAGGCGCTGAAGTCCCCGTTCAGGAGGTGGACGTCGGCGTGGCCGTACGCGAGCGCGGTGACGAGAAACCGCGCCGCGAAGACGCCGTGGGTGTCGTCGTAGGCGACGAGGGTGTCGTCCGGCTCGATTCCCGCGCCTCCCAGGACCTCCTCCCACGTCTCGACGCCGGGGAGCATCCCCTCCGCGGGGTCGGCACCGCGCTCGACGGCGTGTTCTGCGGCCCGAATCGTGTCGAACGGGACGTTCACTGCTCCGGGGATGTGTCCGATGCCGTCGAACTCCCAGCCGTCGCGGACGTCTACGACCCGCACCTCGTCGAGATGGTCCGCCAGCCAGTCGGTGGAGACCACGATATCAGTCATACGCGAGGGTTGACGGTCACGGACCTTAGCAGTCGTGACCGCACCCGACGCCGCCGGCTGTCAGAGATAGCGGAGCTTGTTGCCGAGAAGGCGGGGGAGTGACCACTCCGCACTCTCCCGACGGCGACCCGCGATTCGGGGACGGCAGGACTGTGTGACCCGCTCGCCACACAGACCCCGTCAGATTTGCCTCTTCGGCGGATGAATGGCCGTCTCTGCCGTTGGTGTGGCAGTTATGAGGCTGGCTTTCGTACGTCCCTACGATGTCCGACACCGAATACGCGAACGACGTCCTCGTCTCCGCCGACTGGGTGGAGAACCACCTCGAGGACTTCCAGAGCGACGACCCCGCGTACCGACTCGTCGAAGTCGACGTCGACACCGAGGCGTACGACGAGGCGCACGCACCCGGCGCCATCGGCTTCAACTGGGAGACACAGTTGCAGGACCAGACGACCCGTGACATCCTCTCGAAGGAGGACTTCGCGGACCTCCTCGGCAGCCACGGCATCTCCGACGAGTCGACTGTCGTCCTCTACGGCGACAACTCCAACTGGTTCGCCGCCTACACCTACTGGCAGTTCAAGTACTACGGCCACGACGACGTCCGCCTCCTCGACGGCGGCCGCGACTACTGGCTCGACAACGACTATCCGACGACGGACGAATCCCCCGAGTTCCCGGCGGTCGAGTACACCGCACGCGGCCCGTTCGAGGACATCCGCGCCTACCGCGACGACGTCGAGACGGCCATCGACCGCGGCATCCCGCTGGTCGACGTCCGCTCGCCCGAGGAGTTCTCCGGCGAGATTCTCGCGCCCCCGGGACTGCAGGAGACGGCCCAGCGCGGCGGCCACATCCCCGGCGCGCAGAACATCTCGTGGGCCGCCGTCACGAACGACGACGGGACGTTCAAGTCCTACGACGAACTCCAGGAACTCTACGCCGAGAAGGGAATTACGGGTGACAACTCCGTCGTCGCCTACTGCCGTATCGGCGAGCGCTCCTCCGTCGCGTGGTTCGCGCTCCACGAACTGCTCGGCTACGACTCGGCCGTCAACTACGACGGCTCGTGGACCGAGTGGGGCAACCTCGTCGGCGCGCCCATCGAGAAGGGCGACTGAGCCACGATTTCACGCTCCTCGGCTGCCGTCCCGCGCCGGCTCTCGATTCTGTCGGCACCGTAGCGTTCAATTAATCCTGACTCTCTCTGACACAGACAGCTCTCACAGAGTGTAAGGAATATCATACTTAGCTCCGTTCGTGACGTTCGTTGAGTCGGACATGTACGCGACCAGCATCGTCACCGAACCGGTCCGACGCGCGTCGGCAGACGGGAGCGACCGATGACAGACATCCGGGGTCAGGCGTCGGTTACCCTCGCCGCAGCCCTCGCGCTGAGCATCGTCCTCAGCGCTCTCGTCGCCGGGGCGGTCACACAGACCGGGACGACGACGGATTTCAACCTGAACGAGAACTCGAACGACGGTGTGTTGACGCCGGAACCGACCCCCGAGTCGACACCGGAACCGACACCAGAACCGACACCAGAACCGACGCCCGACCCGGGTGACCAGCGGGCCATCAGCTTCGCTGCCCTCTGTGTCGTCGCTGGCGACGTCGACGAGAGCGACGTCGTCGACATCACGTTCTCGAACCCCAAACCGGGCGAACCGGGTGAGTTCCTGACCGCGTCGTTCAACACGACTGTGCCGGTCGACTACGTGGTCCTCAAGTACGCGACGACCGCCGAGGAGTTCGCGTTCGACCTCGGTGGCGTGACCAGCGGCTCGGCGACTGTCGGTGACGGCGTCGCGGTCGACCGTCCGGCCAACGACCCCTGCCGCGCAGGTGACGCGGGCGTGAAGAAGGAAGTCGACGGCGGCGCGTTCGAGGCGGTCTGACGCCGACGTCGGACCACGGCGCTCGCCGGAACCGCCTCACAGTACCGCCGCCGCGACCTGGGGCGT
This window of the Salinigranum halophilum genome carries:
- a CDS encoding DUF7090 family protein — protein: MDYTLAIENTPESIPGGTGLLLLHPSIGETDRIDTDFLKTDTDHFLVVSTRTTAREVEQKLEYYDVDESRAVILDSISVERGYSRRRTEHIHYVRSPDDLAGIVEQVRTFLETHDGKLRVSVDSVTEMAYYADVDQAYAATEELLELLEAHDAVGLFHLSKEVHDDETLDRFRGLFDGVIDLDVDGNVGYES
- a CDS encoding Zn-ribbon domain-containing protein, coding for MPHQCTTCGRTFADGSKEMLSGCPDCGGNKFQFKPSSSRASRASEQTADDPAASDAGSRSTNRADRPTTGAGDGPTDTSPPSDSSPPDPSSSSSAETEPSRAASPQSSQSTASPTPATSQSPTDDDPDGDSDDDTDTEVDHRTDEVRPPAEDHAQASARTDMVSPDELADAASESRPAPEKVDGRVIEPESEDRPGLDELREELNSQFESIKIVSPGKYELNLMELYDRQEYIISLQEDGRYVIEVPGSWGDRDED
- a CDS encoding ABC transporter ATP-binding protein; the protein is MTTLDLSGVTKRYGDATALNDVSLTIDDGEFFTLVGPSGCGKTTTLRLVAGFESPTAGRITFDGRDVRGVPPEARGIGVVFQNYALFPHMSVAENVSYGLRFSDPPGGVSTGERVSELLSLVDLAGFEDREPTELSGGQQQRVALARALAPGPRVLLLDEPMSALDAGLRERLRGQVKEIQRELGVTTLYVTHDQEEALAVSDRVAVMHDGRVEQVGTPRDIYDWPETSFVASFVGDNNLLEGQVVGRDDGVLDVAVDEAVFSVTARASGREPNVGADVTFGVRPERLQVVDEGAGSNGNRVRARVTRSEFLGETTRVWLDWNGRELTARTTDALAGAVTLAFEAEDAHLVSVDRG
- a CDS encoding DUF2073 domain-containing protein, with amino-acid sequence MVEATPEPDSPDGVQIDLISGARMEKLRSMEKIRLILDGVREGNIVILEEGLSPDEESKLIEVTMTEISPDEFNGIEIETYPTTGSGGGGLFGKLIGRDSPKKLTVIGPANQIKTLHKDEDFISALVSRK
- a CDS encoding DUF7089 family protein, producing the protein MSAFERRPLTGEVEAAHDAYASDAIVLDVSRDFETLPPAVAEDLGLLADSLAPASYPLEWLPDDVPETLAHYASSDFTIGLPNDGTVVWTRQTVPPMVLVKFRARGTPEAFLQFLLAEAFVELSLDVPESFLPFFGERYAALDAAVDSASADVFQVAAALYDAWVGLQTREVFREWDDDYPELYDAWRDAGDRLEGRLTDLPAEVAHGKTSFAAATEYACSAVKHGLDLPAPFAALDTQAYLDHGPAYAVRWAEKTFEQLREDDR
- a CDS encoding DUF2391 family protein — encoded protein: MVGKNRRFALADTAQQVVGGFLLAGPFVVTEEVWVLARSMSAVQGLLTFVIVLGIGYGTLYKADNRDPDREVDIAGVPARFVSLILVSYLSVFILALAFDAPGTFLADIAQADPNAVEILGMTLSGAVLDVTVKATSVGAVFSVIGAATADSLF
- a CDS encoding ABC transporter permease, which translates into the protein MARRLDIGRLVLPAAAVVTGVVLLVVFYYPVATVFVESVVVDGRLTVGPVSEILTSDFYLVDIIGFTAYQAFLSTVASVALGLPGAWVLARFEFPGRRTLRSVTILPFVLPSIMVAIGFVAMFGRRGTLNGVLGAVGLGPVELLFTLEAVVVAHAFYNAPLVTRVVTAAWESVDARTVETARSLGASPTRAFRDVVVPQLLPAVAVGATLTFVFTFASFPIVLALGGFQLATVEVWIFKLVSDLEYAEAAALATVETGISLGLTYAYLRYESQTSGQGEGANPLARQSLVPETASVKTLASRLSVLVYGLVVVVVFVGPIASMLLASVSNAEGFTLTHYRFLLERQATGAAFQVKPLPAIRNSLLFGVATVAVALPMGVVVSVLSARAGWKGRLVDTLAMGPLAVSGIVVGLGLLRGLVFGVDVFGREVVVTGTVAIVAAHAVAAYPFVTRNVSPLLARLNPRLVESARSLGASRARALWDVELPLVWAGVVAGAAFAFAISVGEFDSTVILASGSGSYTMPVAVERYLGRRLGPATAMGSILLVVTAASFVVIDRFGGRWEL
- a CDS encoding class I SAM-dependent methyltransferase — encoded protein: MSVRDEFDAWAADGRDRGMEERHWHTAKHVLSRMPVESGDAVFDLGSGSGYAARALCEAADAGRAVGLDGAPGMVENARAYTDDEGVEFLVGDFDALPFVDDSFDHCFSMEAFYYAPDPLHTLEEVARVLRPGGTFYCAVNYYEENVHSHEWQDNISIPMTRWSGPEYREQFREAGLYVAGQDNVPDRETEIPPASEFPTEGFETREAMVERYRDLGTLLTVGVAP
- a CDS encoding thiamine ABC transporter substrate-binding protein; protein product: MRRREFIRTAGAGGAAALVAGCLGGGTDASGGSTAESTGTAADGTTTGTAVGSTIPSELVVATYSAFVDAPSSSPGPWLKEQYESEFDATLTWETPENELNYFIERQLGGAGIDADVYVGLDTNMLIRIDERLSEPLFAPVADGALSRRDDVKSSLEFDPQGRAVPYDTGYISLVWNENETTAPETFDGLLEPEHAGELLVQNPTSSATGKAFLLHTIAAKGEDGYLDYWQRLRENDVRVLGSWEDSYNAYSNGEAPMVVSYSTDQVFANQSGEPMSEHQIRFLNDQGYANPEGMARFAASEKEGLVDEFMDFVLTPEVQAEIAVRNVQFPATTTAELPEEFAQYAHEPPEAVTFTYDELKGSLSEWTDAWARAFASK